The Temnothorax longispinosus isolate EJ_2023e chromosome 4, Tlon_JGU_v1, whole genome shotgun sequence genome has a window encoding:
- the LOC139811356 gene encoding protein DOP1 homolog isoform X1 yields MGSIALEEYELMKDSKYRVYVSAVDKALKSFEYTSEWADLISALGKLNKVLLSHMKFPVIPRRIKISKRLAQCMHPALPSGVHLKALETYDIIFKCMGTNRLSHELFIYSAGLFPLLGHAAMNVRPSLLTVYETHFVPLGERLRPGLSGFLSGVLLGLEDGSDHFDRTNSLLEKVCEGVGAEHFYACLWDCLASNSGIRLPAISFVLAHFNKKLSMEEQKYIMGTNTKIMISALCAGVRDTSVLVQRSALDFLLIGFPMHNSQLTHQDMILLIKAALVTILRRDMSLNRRLFAWLLGTEVSTSILKKKTHATADTKEDVTYFDMYSKKMLVEAIKYLLKEVCEENSQDLKPYRILVSLLDKVDIGPIILDDILFEVFRTFYNACKQSVLSHAPKANEVVKSANLLFSTLEPSYIWIHCGHLFEKACNTRAKTQVAIEDVAVRPVGSGMPNLVEVCVLTEFLLETVSLDAFIDTPSEHLPGLFYEITSKLLYHSNILSPMEISKSLKLCGKILSRVQPTMITAHADKCGEVDTKLDTSLNNITVPSDNSLTAIPLEKSQSDSKLNKPDTSSIPFVEKSPSTRRRANSGGAAKRNEKKSKKKASKSTPKLNDTYTIQADGSSISVIVSEDPKPLSRNKSMDDIKASCIETDGISSKNQSSDSRLATLKNFKNVTPMGSTGSLCRGPSPAFQAQHSMLEKCLRQYEIFYVKLISNRILSKERTVQDMFDHLVVSYPRKSFDERMRYLEFLLNSRLNIDDSGFFSQDTSVTEDTKCLDIFHLFLDMAAQSEWIEAMKIASSLFVELSTFPKYFLPGDDVLVEEEPKFEHVLPDWLKVLIVCSCWLQKQPALQLTSIATLLDLVALLKAHNDVETHPKSGEGVTTVIIVPLLKQWHVTYLMQYTNVFQVLAHSLWNHLGELPAHKFRMRCVELLHELHHALYDSCDAVEDLIGSALISENPEKRIEAFGRFATLWHLGREIETNPRLRGCLRTFDQSLLKILDNLQLADNSPLKLQAQSWLLHSLMRGDISRVIDPLLTILLDPSTCRMSVLHVSIQHSNTVLTKNDPVEEKSEVQDDTEGAAKIYAISSVDGNVIYHVSDSMDEDKRWKKGKKKKPAINPVKIKRIFAVTTLATSDNCNHYVTEKNQFMKELEVPPSISGNRKISVFVNPLSINCNENSNDSLTEDDSLPSMRKGTELLKNATRFKKIDFDKGSTASLDESLFESTNSSLKAKDKSSYKKLNDDVDSSSDSITNSLDSSSPEVTNKQSKQKKETVIMPGSSREVAGTIIKGRYYSTNEFSANYDHDIGSFEASAEVPSWTMDDDDGELDVSTTAEEYFSNSSCTSIVEEILNEVLDRAMQLCDIAEPPKSEEIPQHNAKTNRNVGLGVHNLHSHMLLYCGVYDSARTLYALRTLRNELLTNMRMFLCCAATTGVTNATKNTVLLNLLARHRKSVFGRNFHGDVANTEFIAAYRSSMYLEVLISVCLYFARSYYPNLGQMRLTCEEIAGNRQVQLASAELLTLIFSELIPIVRDSGKGFSCYIVDLLTKCKVQKVALHCLVSSVMSMKNAHKETEDVSTFTEEIVLFNDPFVDNDVNKCKYRASDHTEAFQIQLLRLLLALIMLEHQCSSQKGEEINLTTSPIPSSPTRTSNLIGNSLKYVSGAAIPQQPMFLASILSALQLDHMRHLHQHWTTLVTSSLPFMGPSLTSVVTSVIHQLCCNIEHLASYYISEEATLTSKLQDISTVECCLPADYTVTHLEALTYLLHYCLLDTSQQVGFSFNQPLSGTIQTGIPGANPGQIFNNLIHVFMPSPLSPDLSTAKDKTGANELQQHARRTALSHLPRIIASLSALWQAVLATKDNEQASCVVGSPRIVKYQLLELLSPISFHHGANFLAAVAVAWHERRQPSAASKKILPEACPNQQVMVHLVSAIRVMPIDTLVHTVHQVVKTPPPIHGIKQDFSLEVSVLELLYVYMQSNTSQSLIESWASLLSLLKDGLSLTAPAQFLLLAILNEYVQKCPPMQEKKDIKDLQDVSAKLIESCSQIAGACLEQTTWLRRNLAVREDVFEVVEGSSEGKEGKNGAVTPGTPPNAAYSVQAQAVLAEILAPLLDVGYGSQEKERVVTLLTNLMYNVTPYLKNHTIKNIASFTACSQLLASLSGYQYTRKAWRKDVLDLLLDSAFFQMIPACLPYWRTIIDNLMTHDNTTFRDLMNRVSMAQGSGISIFSSKEQEYEQKAQLLKRLAFVILCSEMDQYHKYMPEIQERLADSLRLPQVIPSIQAQVFLCFRVLLLRMSPQHATSLWPVIVSELVQVFLYIEQELSTDSEEFSRHSSSHIKLLSALDSSWAVNASNGLQAHGHPHWLQLQLAAAKLLDLALLLDAHRLPQFQMYKWAFVGDAAAGCMDNNNLSSDFVPHITRIAKLMDSKFKPEGPPPKRNPGELLLTSNNVRSLQDLHHFFSSLSRATCDTYVPINNTQLETVIEQDFLEKMPAVPAR; encoded by the exons ATGGGTTCCATCGCTCTGGAGGAGTACGAGTTGATGAAGGACTCGAAGTATCGGGT CTATGTGTCCGCTGTCGACAAGGCCCTGAAAAGCTTCGAGTACACGAGCGAATGGGCAGATTTAATTTCTGCCTTGGGAAAGCTCAACAAAGTGCTGTTGAGCCATATGAAGTTTCCCGTTATTCCAAGGAGAATCAAAATATCGAAGAGATTAGCCCAATGCATGCATCCGGCGTTACCTTCTGGTGTTCACTTAAAAGCTTTAGAAACGTAcgacattatttttaagtgtATGGGCACTAATAGGCTCAGCCATGAGCTCTTCATTTATAGCGCAG GGCTATTTCCGTTATTGGGTCATGCTGCTATGAATGTCAGGCCGTCATTGTTAACTGTATACGAGACGCACTTTGTGCCACTCGGCGAAAGGTTGAGACCAGGATTAAGTGGTTTTTTAAGCGGCGTCCTCTTGGGCCTAGAAGATGGATCTGATCATTTTGACAG AACTAACTCCTTACTGGAGAAAGTGTGCGAGGGTGTGGGTGCGGAACACTTTTATGCATGTCTCTGGGACTGCTTGGCTTCAAACTCTGGCATTCGATTGCCTGCGATATCGTTTGTGCTAGCACATTTCAACAAGAAGCTATCAATGGAggagcaaaaatatattatgggtactaatactaaaattatg atttcaGCCTTATGTGCTGGAGTGCGAGACACTTCGGTGTTGGTGCAGAGAAGCGCACTGGATTTTCTGTTGATAGGCTTTCCTATGCACAACAGTCAATTAACGCATCAAGATAtgatattgttaataaaagcTGCTCTAGTTACTATATTGCGAAGAGACATGAGCTTAAACAG ACGTTTGTTTGCTTGGCTGTTGGGCACTGAAGTGAGCACATCGATTTTAAAGAAGAAGACCCATGCAACTGCAGATACTAAAGAGGATGTAACGTACTTTGATATGTATTCGAAGAAAATGCTAGTCGAAGCGATAAAATATCTGCTTAAAGAAGTGTGTGAAGAAAATTCGCAAGATTTGAAGCCATATAGGATACTTGTCTCGTTACTTGATAAGGTGGATATTGGACCAATAATTTTGGATGACATTCTGTTTGAAGTGTTTAG aacattttATAATGCATGCAAACAATCCGTGTTGAGTCACGCACCGAAAGCGAATGAAGTGGTGAAGTCAGCGAATCTGTTATTTTCGACTCTGGAACCGTCGTACATATGGATACATTGCGGGCATCTGTTTGAGAAAGCCTGTAATACCAGAGCGAAGACACAAGTCGCGATCGAAGACGTCGCTGTCAGACCGGTCGGTAGTGGAATGCCGAATCTCGTGGAAGTATGCGTGCTAACGGAATTTTTACTTGAGACTGTGTCGTTGGACGCGTTTATCGACACGCCGTCTGAACATCTTCCTGGcttattttacgaaataacCAGCAAGCTTTTATATCACAGTAATATCCTGTCCCCGATGGAAATTTCGAAAAGCCTCAAATTGTGCGGCAAAATCTTGTCGAGAGTGCAACCAACGATGATAACGGCTCATGCGGACAAGTGTGGTGAAGTAGATACCAAGTTGGACACATCTCTGAATAACATTACAGTTCCCAGCGATAATTCCTTAACGGCGATCCCTTTAGAGAAGAGTCAGTCGGATAGTAAATTGAATAAGCCCGACACGTCCAGTATCCCCTTCGTGGAGAAAAGCCCAAGTACAAGGAGAAGAGCCAATTCCGGCGGTGCCGCTAAAAGGAACGAGAAGAAGTCGAAGAAGAAGGCGAGCAAAAGCACTCCCAAATTAAACGACACATACACTATACAAGCCGATGGCAGTAGCATATCTGTTATAGTGAGCGAAGACCCGAAACCTTTATCTAGAAATAAAAGCATGGACGATATTAAAGCGAGCTGCATTGAGACCGATGGAATCTCTTCGAAGAATCAATCTTCGGACAGCCGTCTAGCCACGTTGAAAAACTTCAAGAATGTTACTCCAATGGGATCGACGGGATCCTTGTGTAGGGGACCATCTCCGGCGTTTCAGGCACAGCACTCCATGTTGGAAAAGTGCCTGCGGcaatacgaaatattttatgttaaattaattagcaaTCGGATACTTAGCAAGGAGAGAACAGTACAGGATATGTTCGATCATTTAGTGGTGTCTTATCCGAGAAAGAGTTTTGACGAGAGAATGCGTTACTTGGAATTCTTGCTGAATTCCAGATTAAACATAGACGATTCCGGATTCTTTAGTCAAGACACATCCGTAACCGAGGATACCAAGTGCCTGGATATTTTTCACCTATTTCTCGATATGGCAGCGCAATCGGAGTGGATCGAAGCCATGAAAATAGCGTCCAGCTTGTTTGTCGAGTTGTCCACATTTCCAAAGTACTTTTTGCCCGGCGACGACGTACTCGTGGAGGAGGAGCCAAAGTTCGAGCACGTTCTTCCGGATTGGTTGAAAGTTTTAATAGTCTGTTCCTGCTGGTTGCAGAAACAACCCGCGTTACAGTTAACGAGCATCGCCACGTTATTGGACTTGGTGGCATTGTTGAAGGCACACAATGACGTCGAGACACATCCGAAAAGTGGAGAAGGTGTGACGACGGTTATTATCGTGCCTCTGTTAAAGCAATGGCATGTAACTTACTTGATGCAGTATACTAATGTGTTTCAG GTATTGGCACATTCCTTGTGGAATCATTTGGGCGAACTTCCCGCCCATAAGTTCAGGATGCGTTGCGTAGAACTTTTGCACGAATTGCATCACGCTTTATACGATTCCTGCGACGCGGTCGAAGATCTGATAGGATCTGCGCTCATTTCTGAGAATCCCGAGAAGAGGATCGAGGCATTCGGTAGATTCGCCACTTTGTGGCATTTAGGACGAGAAATCGAAACGAATCCAAGGTTGCGTGGCTGTCTCAGAACTTTTGACCA ATccttattgaaaatattggaCAATCTTCAGCTTGCGGATAATTCGCCGTTAAAGCTGCAGGCTCAATCGTGGCTGCTACATTCCTTGATGCGCGGCGACATATCGCGCGTAATAGATCCCCTGCTGACAATACTATTAGATCCATCCACATGTCGTATGAGCGTCCTTCACGTCAGTATACAACACAGTAATACCGTCCTAACGAAGAACGATCCCGTGGAGGAGAAATCGGAGGTACAAGACGACACGGAGGGTGCAGCGAAAATTTACGCGATCAGTTCGGTCGATGGTAATGTGATATATCACGTGAGCGATAGCATGGACGAGGATAAAAGGTGGAAGAAGggtaagaagaagaagccgGCGATAAATCCTGTGAAGATAAAACGAATTTTCGCGGTGACAACGCTGGCGACTAGTGATAATTGCAATCACTATGTCACGGAGAAAAATCAGTTTATGAAGGAACTCGAGGTACCGCCCAGTATATCCGGCAACAGGAAGATTTCCGTGTTTGTAAATCCCCTCTCGATCAACTGTAACGAAAATTCAAATGACTCTTTGACGGAGGACGATTCGTTGCCCAGTATGCGTAAGGGAACGGAGTTGCTGAAAAATGCCACccgtttcaaaaaaattgatttcgacaAAGGTTCTACTGCCAGTTTAGACGAGAGTCTTTTCGAATCGACGAATTCTAGTTTGAAGGCAAAGGATAAGAGTAGCTACAAGAAGTTGAACGACGATGTCGATTCGTCGTCGGATTCTATAACGAATAGCTTGGACTCGAGCAGTCCCGAAGTAACTAACAAACAGTCGAAGCAAAAGAAGGAAACTGTCATAATGCCGGGCAGTTCCAGGGAGGTGGCGGGCACTATCATAAAAGGCAGATATTACAGCACGAATGAATTCAGTGCGAATTACGATCATGATATCGGCAGTTTCGAAGCGAGCGCGGAGGTGCCCAGCTGGACGatggacgacgacgacggcgaacTCGATGTCAGCACCACTGCGGAAGAGTACTTCAGCAATTCCAGCTGCACCAGCATAGTCGAAGAGATTCTGAACGAAGTGCTCGATCGTGCAATGCAATTGTGCGACATCGCCGAACCACCTAAAAGC GAGGAAATTCCACAGCATAACGCGAAAACTAATCGAAATGTCGGCCTTGGTGTTCACAACCTTCACTCTCACATGTTGCTCTACTGTGGGGTGTACGATTCGGCCAGGACTCTTTATGCTCTGCGTACCCTTAGGAACGAACTATTGACGAACATGCGAATGTTTCTGTGTTGCGCGGCAACAACCGGTGTGACGAACGCAACAAAGAACACAGTGTTATTAAACTTGTTGGCAAGACATAGGAAAAGTGTTTTTGGCCGGAACTTTCATGGTGATGTAGCTAATACGGAATTCATAGCGGCTTACAGGAGTAGCATGTATCTGGAAGTGTTGATAAGCGTATGCCTGTACTTCGCGAGAAGCTACTATCCAAATCTGGGACAGATGAGACTTACGTGCGAAGAGATCGCTGGTAATCGCCAG GTACAACTTGCGAGTGCAGAGTTACTGACGCTAATATTTTCCGAATTAATCCCGATCGTCCGCGATTCTGGGAAAGGCTTTAGCTGCTACATAGTTGATTTATTGACTAAATGTAAAGTACAAAAAGTTGCTCTGCACTGTCTTGTGTCCAGTGTTATGAGCATGAAGAACGCTCACAAGGAGACTGAGGATGTCTCCACGTTTACTGAAGAAATCGTGTTATTTAATGACCCGTTTGTCGACAATGATGttaacaaatgtaaatatagaGCAAGCGATCATACGGAAGCTTTTCAGATACAGTTGTTACG GTTATTATTAGCGTTAATTATGTTGGAGCATCAGTGTAGTAGTCAAAAAGGAgaggaaattaatttaacgacGTCGCCTATACCAAGTTCGCCGACACGGACGTCAAACTTGATCGGGAACAGTTTGAAATATGTCTCTGGGGCCGCAATACCACAGCAACCGATGTTCCTTGCTAGTATTCTTAGCGCCCTGCAACTC GATCACATGAGACATCTTCATCAACATTGGACCACTCTTGTTACGTCCAGTCTACCTTTTATGGGACCGTCTTTAACATCCGTTGTAACGTCGGTTATTCATCAGCTGTGCTGCAATATTGAGCATCTAGCGTCATATTACATCAGCGAAGAAGCAACATTGACATCAAAATTACAGGATATAAGCACAGTGGAATGCTGCTTGCCTGCAGATTACACCGTAACACATTTGGAGGCTTTGACGTACTTGCTGCATTACTGTCTGTTGGACACCTCTCAGCAAGTTGGATTCTCGTTTAATCAACCGTTAAGTGGTACGATACAAACGGGAATTCCCGGTGCTAATCCCGGGCAGATATTCAACAATCTCATACACGTCTTTATGCCCAGCCCACTTTCTCCG gaTTTATCCACAGCGAAGGATAAAACTGGCGCGAACGAGCTGCAGCAACACGCCAGAAGAACAGCATTAAGCCATTTACCAAGAATAATAGCATCATTGTCTGCTTTATGGCAAGCGGTTCTGGCAACAAAAGACAA CGAACAAGCTAGCTGTGTGGTGGGCAGTCCGAGAATAgtcaaatatcaattattgGAGCTCCTGTCTCCAATTTCTTTTCATCACGGAGCCAACTTCTTGGCTGCAGTCGCGGTTGCATGGCACGAAAGGCGTCAACCATCCGCTGCGTCAAAGAAG ATACTTCCGGAAGCCTGCCCTAATCAGCAAGTAATGGTTCACCTTGTTAGTGCGATTCGTGTTATGCCCATTGATACTTTGGTGCACACCGTGCATCAAGTAGTGAAAACGCCACCGCCGATACATGGAATCAAGCAAGATTTCTCACTAGAAGTCTCGGTGCTGGAATTACTTTATGTCTACATGCAGAGTAACACGTCGCAATCGCTTATCGAGTCTTGGGCATCCTTGCTCAGTTTATTAAAGGATGGTCTATCGCTAACAGCACCTGCCCAATTTCTCTTGCTGGCTATACTGAACGAATATGTACAAAAGTGCCCACCTATGCAAGAGAAGAAAGACATCAAAGACTTGCAAGACGTGTCTGCGAAG TTGATCGAATCGTGTTCGCAAATAGCCGGTGCCTGTTTAGAGCAAACAACGTGGCTAAGAAGAAATTTGGCCGTCCGAGAAGACGTTTTCGAGGTGGTGGAAGGCTCTTCGGAAGGTAAAGAGGGAAAAAATGGTGCTG TAACACCCGGAACCCCACCTAATGCGGCGTACAGCGTTCAAGCGCAAGCGGTATTAGCGGAAATACTCGCACCACTGTTGGATGTTGGTTACGGTTCGCAAGAAAAGGAGCGCGTGGTAACGCTCCTGACAAATCTCATGTACAATGTTACACCTTACCTAAAGAATCACAC gataaaaaatatcgcCTCGTTCACCGCTTGCTCTCAACTATTGGCTTCCTTATCGGGATATCAGTACACGAGAAAGGCATGGCGCAAGGACGTTTTAGATTTGTTGCTCGACTCGGCCTTTTTCCAAATGATACCGGCCTGTCTACCGTATTGGAGAACCATAATAGACAATTTGATGACACACGACAATACTACCTTCAGAGATTTAATGA ATCGCGTCTCCATGGCTCAAGGCAGCGGGATCAGTATATTTTCTTCGAAAGAACAGGAGTACGAGCAGAAAGCACAGCTCTTGAAACGTCTGGCGTTCGTCATTCTTTGCAGCGAAATGGATCAGTATCACAAATATATGCCGGAGATACAAG AACGTTTAGCAGACAGTTTACGCCTACCCCAAGTAATCCCGTCTATTCAGGCGCAAGTGTTTCTCTGTTTTCGCGTACTGCTATTGAGAATGTCACCACAACACGCGACATCCTTATGGCCGGTCATAGTTAGCGAGCTTGTTCAAGTATTCCTCTACATTGAACAGGAACTGAGTACAGACAGCGAAGAATTCAG TCGTCATAGCAG CTCGCACATCAAACTGTTGTCCGCTCTGGACTCGTCGTGGGCTGTTAACGCCAGCAACGGACTTCAGGCACACGGGCATCCTCACTGGTTGCAACTGCAGCTGGCTGCCGCCAAGCTGTTAGACCTCGCGTTGCTGTTGGACGCGCATAGATTACCACAATTTCAGAT GTATAAATGGGCATTCGTCGGAGATGCAGCGGCAGGCTGTATGGATAACAATAACTTATCTTCAGACTTTGTGCCGCATATTACGAGAATAGCAAAATTGATGGACAGTAAG TTCAAGCCAGAAGGTCCACCGCCGAAAAGGAATCCGGGGGAGCTTCTATTAACGTCGAATAACGTTCGCTCTTTGCAAGATCTGCACCATTTCTTCTCAAGCCTTAGTCGTGCTACGTGCGACACATACGTGCCGATAAATAACACGCAACTGGAGACTGTAATCGAGCAGGACTTCCTTGAGAAAATGCCGGCCGTGCCAGCGAGATAG